In Corylus avellana chromosome ca2, CavTom2PMs-1.0, the following proteins share a genomic window:
- the LOC132169904 gene encoding SKP1-like protein 1A, with product MADNCENPDPSPKVVDRKTVKLSTSNGDFFEVEEAVAMELQTVKSLFEEDGVSYDTVFPLLNVSSSALAKVIQYCRGTVQLSAKLAASDEEGRKEVEKEREAFEAKFVNEEFGDGSPTSNECLKELILAANYLNIKDMLSFLLQAAADRIKNKSVKYVRRFFGVKNDFTPEEEKDLHDKNAWAFENIDADENSDADADENVDAD from the coding sequence ATGGCCGACAACTGTGAAAACCCAGACCCAAGCCCCAAAGTCGTCGACCGGAAGACGGTGAAGCTGAGCACCTCCAACGGCGATTTCTTCGAGGTGGAGGAGGCCGTGGCAATGGAGCTACAGACCGTCAAGTCGTTATTCGAGGAAGACGGCGTTTCGTACGACACCGTCTTTCCTCTCCTGAACGTGTCGTCGTCCGCACTCGCCAAGGTTATCCAGTACTGCCGGGGCACCGTCCAGCTCAGCGCCAAATTGGCGGCGAGCGACGAGGAGGGCAGGAAGGAGGTGGAGAAGGAGAGGGAGGCGTTCGAAGCGAAGTTCGTGAACGAGGAGTTCGGGGACGGGAGCCCGACGAGCAACGAGTGTCTCAAGGAGTTGATTCTCGCTGCTAATTATCTCAACATCAAAGACATGCTCTCTTTTCTCTTGCAGGCCGCCGCCGATCGGATCAAGAACAAGAGCGTGAAGTACGTGCGCCGCTTCTTCGGGGTCAAGAACGACTTCACGCCGGAAGAGGAGAAGGATCTCCACGACAAAAATGCATGGGCCTTCGAGAACATTGACGCAGACGAGAACTCCGACGCTGACGCAGACGAGAACGTCGACGCCGATTGA